One Mesorhizobium sp. J428 DNA segment encodes these proteins:
- a CDS encoding molybdopterin-binding/glycosyltransferase family 2 protein, with protein MRFGPIALGEAEGAILAHATSVGDVRLRKSRRLTSDDVAALRAAGLTEVIAAVLDPDDVAEDEAALRVATALAFTGIAPKPPATGRVNLHAEVAGVFTVDRALIDAINRVDPAVTIATVPDHAAVEAGQMVATVKIIPFAVPGRVLAALELLAQGRPAFDVHPFAARRVGLIQTVLPTLKPSVMDKTARVTAARLARSGSHIIGEERVAHREEALEPAIAAMAAQSDMLLIFGASAMCDPNDVIPAAIRAAGGEVLAAGMPVDPGNLLVLGRLGGKPVLGAPGCARSPKENGFDWVLDRLMAGLDVTADEIAGMGVGGLLMEIPTRPEPRERPTPTAQATVYAVVLAAGRSSRMGGPNKLLALFHGEPLVRRVAEGALATEVAGVTVVTGHQAERVRAALDGLGVTFTTNPDFVTGLASSLKAGIAALPDEAAGALILLADMPEIEAGDLDRLIDAFRRSGGRAIVRATHEGKRGNPVILPRAVFAEVARIEGDTGARHVIEAGVAEVLDVELGRSASLDVDTPDAMEDAGGVLQG; from the coding sequence GAAGGCGCCATCCTGGCGCATGCGACCAGCGTCGGCGACGTCAGGCTGCGCAAGAGCCGCCGCCTGACGAGTGACGACGTCGCAGCACTGCGCGCGGCGGGCCTGACGGAGGTGATCGCTGCCGTGCTCGACCCGGACGACGTGGCGGAGGACGAGGCGGCACTGCGGGTCGCGACGGCGCTGGCGTTTACCGGGATCGCGCCAAAGCCGCCGGCGACGGGACGCGTCAACCTGCATGCCGAGGTCGCCGGCGTCTTTACGGTGGACAGGGCGCTGATCGACGCGATCAACCGGGTCGACCCGGCAGTGACGATTGCCACGGTGCCCGACCACGCCGCGGTCGAGGCCGGCCAGATGGTGGCGACGGTCAAGATCATCCCGTTCGCCGTGCCGGGCAGGGTGCTTGCCGCGCTGGAACTGCTTGCCCAGGGCCGGCCTGCCTTCGACGTCCACCCCTTTGCCGCGAGACGCGTCGGCCTGATCCAGACCGTGCTGCCGACGCTGAAGCCGAGCGTCATGGACAAGACGGCGCGAGTCACCGCCGCGCGGCTTGCCCGGTCCGGCAGCCATATCATTGGCGAGGAGCGCGTGGCTCATCGCGAGGAGGCGCTGGAGCCTGCGATCGCGGCCATGGCCGCGCAGTCGGACATGCTGCTGATCTTCGGCGCGTCGGCAATGTGCGATCCGAACGACGTGATTCCCGCCGCGATCCGTGCAGCCGGCGGCGAGGTGCTGGCCGCCGGCATGCCGGTCGATCCGGGCAATCTGCTGGTGCTCGGGCGGCTGGGCGGCAAGCCGGTGCTCGGCGCGCCCGGCTGTGCGCGCAGCCCGAAGGAGAACGGCTTCGACTGGGTGCTCGACCGCCTGATGGCCGGCCTCGACGTGACGGCGGACGAGATCGCCGGCATGGGGGTAGGAGGGCTGCTGATGGAAATCCCCACCCGGCCCGAGCCGCGCGAGCGCCCGACGCCGACGGCGCAGGCGACCGTGTATGCGGTCGTGTTGGCCGCGGGACGATCGAGCCGCATGGGCGGGCCGAACAAGCTGCTTGCCCTTTTCCATGGCGAGCCGCTGGTGCGGCGCGTCGCCGAGGGCGCGCTGGCGACCGAGGTCGCCGGTGTGACGGTCGTCACCGGGCACCAGGCCGAACGGGTGCGCGCCGCGCTCGACGGCCTTGGCGTCACCTTCACGACGAATCCGGATTTCGTCACAGGCCTGGCGAGTTCGCTCAAGGCGGGCATCGCCGCGCTGCCTGACGAAGCTGCCGGCGCGCTGATCCTGCTCGCCGATATGCCCGAGATCGAGGCGGGGGACCTCGACCGACTGATAGACGCCTTCCGCCGCTCCGGCGGTCGCGCGATCGTGCGCGCGACGCATGAGGGCAAGCGTGGCAATCCCGTGATCCTGCCGCGTGCCGTGTTCGCGGAGGTTGCGCGCATCGAGGGTGACACCGGCGCGCGTCACGTCATCGAGGCGGGCGTGGCGGAGGTGCTCGACGTGGAGCTCGGCCGTTCGGCGAGCCTCGACGTGGATACGCCGGACGCGATGGAGGATGCCGGCGGGGTGCTCCAGGGCTAA
- a CDS encoding GntR family transcriptional regulator: MHVVANGFVDDGKNTIASQLVDRLREAIISGQLEAGAKINLEKARSIFQVSLSPLREALARLISDGLVTFEDNRGYRVAPMSLADLEEITSLRLEFELFALREAIRLGDAAWEGNVVRALHRLNKEERDAERPATLEAWEQIHRQFHLTLISGCGKPHLMNFCSVLLNLNDRYRRTFLRATSGDRNVAFEHSEIAHAAVARDADYASRKLHDHIRRTGGNLLTHIAAKGVT, from the coding sequence ATGCATGTCGTCGCCAATGGATTCGTGGACGACGGCAAGAACACGATCGCCAGCCAGCTGGTCGATCGACTTCGCGAAGCCATCATCTCCGGGCAGCTCGAGGCCGGCGCCAAAATCAACCTGGAAAAGGCGCGATCAATATTCCAGGTCAGCCTGAGCCCGCTCCGCGAAGCGCTGGCGCGCCTGATTTCGGACGGGCTGGTCACCTTCGAGGACAATCGGGGCTATCGCGTCGCGCCGATGTCGCTCGCCGATCTGGAAGAGATCACAAGCCTGCGCCTTGAGTTCGAATTGTTCGCTCTGCGCGAGGCGATCAGGCTGGGCGATGCAGCCTGGGAGGGGAATGTCGTCCGGGCGCTCCATCGGCTGAACAAGGAGGAGCGCGATGCGGAAAGGCCTGCGACTCTCGAGGCTTGGGAGCAGATCCACCGCCAGTTCCACCTGACGCTGATATCGGGATGCGGGAAGCCGCATCTGATGAACTTCTGCAGTGTGCTCCTGAACCTCAATGACCGCTATCGGCGGACGTTTCTCCGCGCAACCTCCGGAGATCGAAACGTCGCCTTCGAACACAGCGAGATCGCTCACGCCGCCGTGGCGCGCGACGCCGACTACGCGTCCCGGAAATTGCACGACCACATACGCCGGACCGGTGGAAACCTTCTGACGCACATTGCCGCGAAGGGGGTGACCTGA
- a CDS encoding aldolase/citrate lyase family protein: MELPRNHFKAAIASGRHQLGLWCSLPGGYAAELVAGSGYDWLLFDTEHSPSDPIGVLSQLQAAAAHDVSSIVRPASNDPVLIKRMLDVGAQTLLIPYVQTREEAEAAVAAMRYPPRGIRGVSGLTRATRFGRVPGYATKAESELCLLVQVETGFALDRLEDIASVEGVDGVFIGPADLAASLGFPGEPDRPEVVAAVENAIARIKAAGKPAGLLTPNIGFARRCIELGTLFTAVGIDAGVLARGSEALVRNFR; encoded by the coding sequence ATGGAACTGCCCCGCAATCACTTCAAGGCTGCGATCGCTTCCGGCCGCCATCAACTCGGCCTCTGGTGCAGCCTGCCCGGCGGCTATGCCGCGGAACTGGTCGCCGGTTCTGGCTATGACTGGCTGCTCTTCGACACCGAGCACTCGCCAAGCGATCCGATCGGCGTCCTTTCGCAGCTTCAGGCCGCCGCCGCGCACGACGTGTCGTCGATCGTCCGTCCTGCAAGCAACGATCCCGTCCTGATAAAGCGGATGCTCGATGTCGGCGCGCAAACGCTTCTCATCCCTTATGTGCAAACGCGCGAGGAAGCCGAAGCTGCGGTCGCGGCCATGCGCTATCCGCCGCGCGGCATCCGCGGTGTGTCCGGCCTCACCCGCGCCACCCGGTTCGGCCGTGTCCCCGGCTATGCCACAAAAGCAGAGAGCGAACTCTGCCTGCTCGTCCAGGTCGAGACCGGCTTCGCCCTCGACCGCCTCGAGGATATCGCTTCGGTGGAAGGGGTGGACGGCGTGTTCATCGGACCGGCTGACCTGGCCGCGAGCCTCGGCTTTCCGGGAGAGCCCGACCGCCCGGAAGTCGTCGCAGCCGTCGAGAACGCGATTGCCCGCATCAAGGCAGCGGGAAAGCCGGCCGGCCTCCTGACGCCCAACATCGGCTTCGCGCGACGGTGCATCGAACTCGGCACCCTGTTCACGGCAGTCGGGATCGACGCTGGCGTCCTCGCGCGTGGCAGCGAGGCACTCGTTAGGAACTTCCGCTAG
- a CDS encoding dioxygenase has protein sequence MIRNERDVTEAALAVMQKTADPRLREIMTALVTHLHAFAREIRLTEPEFRDAAAILNEIGQLQTDSHNEMVLMSGSLGLSTLICLLNNGNRGQTETSQSLLGPFWRLNSPRVENGGTIIRSDTPGEPLFVNGRVVDVNGKPVIGAEVDVWHASPVGLYENQDPDQAEMNLRGKFTTDEDGRFWFRTVKMVGYPIPTNGVVGRLLKAQGRHPYRPAHLHALIFKEGFKTLISQVFDPTDPHISDDVQFGVTEALMGDFIRHDEPNPDHSDAATPWFSLDYTYVMESGVATLPKPPIK, from the coding sequence ATGATCAGAAACGAACGAGACGTTACCGAAGCCGCACTCGCGGTGATGCAGAAAACCGCCGACCCGCGGCTGCGGGAGATCATGACGGCGCTGGTGACGCATCTGCATGCGTTCGCGCGCGAGATACGACTGACCGAGCCGGAGTTCCGGGACGCCGCGGCGATCCTGAACGAGATCGGACAGCTGCAGACCGACAGCCACAATGAGATGGTGCTGATGTCGGGTTCTCTCGGGCTCTCGACCCTGATCTGCCTGCTCAACAACGGCAACAGGGGTCAGACGGAGACCTCACAGTCGCTGCTTGGTCCGTTCTGGCGCCTCAACTCGCCCCGGGTGGAAAACGGCGGCACGATCATTCGCTCCGACACGCCAGGGGAGCCGCTTTTCGTCAACGGCCGCGTAGTCGACGTCAACGGCAAGCCGGTCATCGGTGCTGAGGTCGATGTCTGGCATGCCTCACCGGTCGGGCTCTACGAGAACCAGGATCCCGATCAGGCCGAGATGAACCTGAGAGGCAAGTTCACCACGGACGAGGACGGTCGGTTCTGGTTCCGCACCGTCAAGATGGTCGGCTATCCCATCCCGACCAACGGCGTGGTGGGGCGACTGCTGAAGGCGCAAGGCCGCCACCCCTATCGCCCCGCCCACCTCCACGCCCTGATCTTCAAGGAAGGATTCAAGACGCTGATCTCGCAGGTCTTCGACCCGACCGACCCCCACATTTCGGACGATGTCCAGTTCGGCGTCACAGAGGCGCTGATGGGGGATTTCATTCGTCACGACGAACCCAATCCGGATCACAGCGACGCGGCCACGCCGTGGTTCTCCCTCGACTACACCTACGTCATGGAGAGCGGCGTCGCGACGCTGCCGAAGCCGCCGATCAAGTAA
- the hpaH gene encoding 2-oxo-hept-4-ene-1,7-dioate hydratase has translation MLTDEQRAEAAGQILRAERERKPVRQLSQTFPHMEIEDAYKIQDLWAEERIRAGARVAGHKIGLTSRAMQMASKMTEPDYGRILDDALFNDGAQIDASLFIKPRLEVELAFVMGSDLEGPATRIYDVMRATEFVVPALEIIDYRTEVPRAITDTIADNAAFGAIVVGGRTIRPMDVDIRWVGATLSKNGIIEESGVSAAIMGHPAAGIAWLVNKLHAVGSKLLAGQIVLAGSFTRPVDIAAGDVIHADYGPLGAIGVSFR, from the coding sequence ATGCTGACAGACGAGCAGAGGGCGGAAGCCGCAGGCCAGATCCTGCGGGCCGAGCGAGAGAGAAAGCCGGTCCGGCAGCTGAGCCAGACCTTTCCGCACATGGAGATCGAAGATGCCTACAAGATCCAGGACTTGTGGGCCGAGGAGCGCATTCGCGCCGGAGCGCGCGTGGCCGGGCACAAGATCGGTCTCACCTCGCGTGCCATGCAGATGGCGTCGAAGATGACCGAGCCCGACTACGGCCGGATCCTCGACGACGCCCTGTTCAACGACGGAGCACAGATCGACGCGTCGCTCTTCATCAAGCCGCGCCTGGAGGTGGAACTGGCGTTCGTGATGGGCAGCGACCTCGAAGGTCCGGCAACCCGCATCTATGACGTGATGCGGGCCACCGAATTCGTCGTGCCGGCGCTCGAAATCATCGACTACAGGACCGAGGTGCCCCGCGCGATCACCGACACGATTGCCGACAACGCCGCCTTCGGCGCCATCGTCGTCGGCGGCAGGACGATCCGCCCCATGGACGTCGACATACGTTGGGTCGGCGCGACCTTGTCGAAGAACGGCATTATCGAGGAGTCGGGCGTCTCGGCTGCCATCATGGGTCATCCGGCTGCCGGCATCGCGTGGCTCGTCAACAAGCTGCATGCAGTCGGATCGAAGCTGCTCGCGGGACAGATCGTGCTCGCCGGCTCCTTCACGCGCCCCGTCGACATCGCTGCCGGCGATGTGATCCACGCGGATTACGGGCCGTTGGGCGCCATCGGCGTGTCGTTCCGGTAG
- a CDS encoding TRAP transporter large permease has product MSLASPFSICIVAITALALLGLPVGHAMIAGSILYLWMAGLDMGTAAEQFLNGMYSNYIILAVPLFILAAELMNIGSMTDRLMSFCNAIVGRFRGGLAQVNILQSIIFAGMSGSAIADAAGSGKIMQNMMTADGKYPASYAAALTAATAVIGPIIPPSIPMIIYALVSDASIGYLFLGGVIPGLLMAAFQMALVAIHARTRNFPVEAPTPLREIPRITWQALPALLMPVVLLGGIYSGITTPTEAAAVAAAYALFISVVLYRSVSFGDFYRSVLASARTTSSIGMLIAGALVLNYVVTVENIPQSLSVLLTSWDLSPTGFLIMVNLILLVLGCVLEGTTIILVILPVFIPTANALGIDLVHFGVMCVVNIMLGLVTPPYGLLLFIMTRIANVPLWDIVRDVLPFLYTMVASLIIITFFPDVVLWLPRLFGYQG; this is encoded by the coding sequence ATGAGCCTCGCCAGTCCCTTCTCGATCTGTATCGTCGCCATCACGGCGCTGGCGCTGCTCGGTCTTCCGGTGGGCCACGCGATGATCGCAGGCTCCATCCTCTATCTCTGGATGGCCGGGCTCGACATGGGCACGGCCGCCGAGCAGTTCCTCAACGGGATGTATTCGAACTACATCATCCTCGCCGTGCCGCTGTTCATCCTGGCGGCCGAGCTGATGAACATCGGCTCGATGACCGACCGGCTGATGAGCTTCTGCAACGCTATCGTCGGCCGCTTCCGCGGCGGGCTCGCCCAGGTCAACATCCTGCAGTCGATCATCTTCGCCGGCATGTCGGGCTCGGCCATCGCCGACGCTGCGGGCTCCGGCAAGATCATGCAGAACATGATGACCGCCGACGGCAAGTATCCGGCGAGCTACGCCGCCGCACTGACGGCGGCCACGGCGGTGATCGGGCCGATCATCCCGCCGTCGATCCCGATGATCATCTATGCGCTCGTCTCCGACGCCTCGATCGGCTACCTGTTCCTCGGCGGCGTCATTCCGGGCCTGCTGATGGCGGCCTTCCAGATGGCGCTGGTCGCGATCCACGCCCGCACCCGCAATTTCCCCGTCGAGGCGCCGACGCCGCTGCGCGAGATACCGCGCATCACCTGGCAGGCGCTGCCGGCGCTGCTGATGCCGGTCGTTCTCCTCGGCGGTATCTATTCGGGCATCACGACGCCGACGGAGGCCGCAGCGGTCGCGGCCGCCTACGCGCTGTTCATCTCGGTGGTCCTCTATCGCAGCGTGTCCTTCGGCGACTTCTACCGCTCGGTGCTGGCGAGCGCGCGCACCACCTCCTCGATCGGCATGCTGATCGCCGGCGCGCTGGTGCTCAACTACGTCGTCACGGTCGAGAACATTCCGCAGTCGCTGAGCGTGCTTCTGACCAGCTGGGACCTGTCGCCGACCGGCTTCCTGATCATGGTCAATCTCATCCTGCTGGTCCTCGGCTGCGTGCTCGAGGGAACGACGATCATCCTCGTCATCCTGCCGGTGTTCATCCCCACCGCCAACGCGCTCGGCATCGACCTGGTCCACTTCGGCGTCATGTGCGTGGTCAACATCATGCTCGGCCTCGTCACGCCGCCCTACGGCCTGCTGCTGTTCATCATGACGCGCATCGCCAATGTGCCGCTGTGGGATATCGTCAGGGACGTGCTGCCCTTCCTCTACACGATGGTCGCCTCGCTCATCATCATCACCTTCTTCCCGGACGTGGTGCTGTGGCTGCCGCGCCTCTTCGGATACCAGGGATAG
- a CDS encoding YiiX/YebB-like N1pC/P60 family cysteine hydrolase, with product MTPRADINSVGRQAATTRRPGCHRPTSSCSSIDTDQGACPPKAYRGKKDGGESVKRNGVVAGRLAPGLKALALFVPLGLAACATTGGPKNEVGAYPPWLISVAEPAAPAIGMAISAVQWRQGRLSSDGSALAYLRARMQPLDVLLFSNKHRLSGHTGAGLFGHSAVYLGSERELKALGLWSHPAVVPHQAAVREGRLVIESAQAHGTALAPVAHLTDTDRVVLLRPRLGKARKEADIVRLFGFVGKRFDHHYRLDESERVFCTELIELGIPELRLPRRETYGREVILPDDIARQAISGKGHLRFVTYLRADLESWERAGSADLEADIDSAASR from the coding sequence ATGACCCCGAGAGCCGATATCAATTCCGTCGGGCGCCAAGCGGCCACCACGCGACGGCCTGGGTGTCATCGGCCGACCTCATCTTGTTCATCGATTGACACCGATCAAGGCGCCTGCCCGCCCAAGGCCTATCGAGGCAAGAAGGATGGGGGCGAATCAGTGAAACGCAACGGCGTCGTCGCAGGCAGGCTGGCACCTGGACTGAAGGCACTGGCCTTGTTCGTGCCTCTCGGTCTTGCAGCCTGTGCCACCACCGGTGGACCGAAGAACGAGGTTGGCGCTTATCCGCCTTGGCTTATCAGCGTCGCAGAGCCCGCCGCGCCTGCCATTGGTATGGCGATCTCCGCGGTCCAATGGCGGCAGGGCCGTCTCAGTTCGGACGGCAGCGCGCTTGCCTATTTGCGCGCGCGGATGCAGCCGCTCGACGTGCTCCTGTTCAGCAACAAGCATCGGCTGTCCGGACATACCGGCGCCGGCCTGTTTGGCCATTCCGCCGTATATCTCGGCTCCGAGCGCGAACTGAAGGCCCTAGGCCTGTGGAGTCATCCAGCGGTCGTTCCCCATCAGGCAGCGGTTCGCGAAGGTCGACTGGTGATCGAATCGGCGCAGGCGCACGGCACGGCGCTGGCGCCGGTTGCTCACCTTACGGATACCGACCGCGTTGTCCTGCTGCGGCCTCGGCTCGGTAAGGCACGGAAGGAGGCAGACATCGTCCGGCTGTTCGGCTTTGTCGGCAAGCGCTTCGATCACCATTACCGCCTGGACGAGAGCGAGCGCGTCTTCTGCACCGAACTGATTGAACTGGGGATTCCCGAATTGAGATTGCCGCGCCGCGAAACCTATGGCCGCGAGGTGATATTGCCCGACGACATCGCCAGGCAGGCGATTTCAGGCAAGGGCCACCTGCGCTTCGTCACCTATCTGCGCGCCGATCTCGAAAGCTGGGAAAGAGCGGGTTCGGCGGATCTCGAGGCGGACATCGACAGCGCGGCGTCGAGATGA
- a CDS encoding transporter substrate-binding domain-containing protein, which yields MIRTSQPGTLRAAVNIANRALVQANPDGSFKGPSADIAIRLAAQLAVDLRFVVYQSAAQIYAATDRDEWDIAFLASDPQRRDRLAFSIPYLTIQATLLTRADRSETALADFDRAGARIAAARGAAYEQILRGMLQSAEVVAFDTPAASFRGFLDHRLDAVVGIRQSLEANASSEIGLRLLQDGFASIEQCVAVPIDHATDLPWIERHMAV from the coding sequence ATGATCAGGACAAGCCAGCCGGGCACGCTCCGCGCCGCCGTCAACATTGCCAACCGCGCGCTCGTGCAGGCCAATCCGGACGGCAGTTTCAAGGGCCCCAGTGCCGACATTGCGATCCGGCTTGCTGCGCAACTGGCCGTCGATTTGCGTTTTGTCGTCTACCAGTCGGCGGCACAGATTTATGCGGCGACCGATCGCGATGAGTGGGACATCGCATTCCTCGCCTCCGACCCCCAGCGCAGAGACCGCCTCGCCTTCTCGATCCCGTATCTCACCATTCAGGCGACTCTTCTGACAAGGGCGGATCGATCCGAAACTGCGCTGGCCGACTTCGACAGAGCGGGTGCCCGCATCGCCGCAGCCCGTGGGGCCGCGTATGAGCAGATCCTGCGAGGCATGCTTCAATCGGCGGAGGTGGTCGCCTTTGATACGCCCGCGGCAAGTTTCAGGGGATTTCTCGACCATCGGCTCGATGCTGTCGTGGGCATCAGACAGTCGCTTGAGGCCAACGCATCGTCCGAGATCGGTCTACGATTGTTGCAGGATGGCTTCGCTTCGATCGAACAATGTGTGGCGGTGCCTATCGATCACGCGACCGATCTCCCCTGGATCGAGAGACATATGGCGGTCTGA
- a CDS encoding TRAP transporter small permease: MIPRLRAAGGWLYARAENVLAGMLAVMFAAFLLQILFRYVLNWPTGWTNELSAVLWIWIVLWGAAFVLTEQEEMRFDLIYASVGPRTRGAMFLICAASLIFLYGFSFPAVVDYVTFMKVEKTAYLKLRFDWVFCIYIVFVVAIIVRYLWLSWQVLRGSAPEEFDPTKAGSGV, encoded by the coding sequence ATGATTCCGAGACTGAGAGCGGCGGGCGGGTGGCTCTATGCCCGTGCGGAGAACGTGCTGGCGGGGATGCTGGCGGTGATGTTCGCCGCCTTCCTGCTGCAGATCCTGTTCCGCTACGTGCTGAACTGGCCGACCGGCTGGACCAACGAGCTGAGCGCGGTGCTCTGGATCTGGATCGTGCTGTGGGGCGCGGCCTTCGTGCTGACCGAGCAGGAGGAGATGCGGTTCGACCTGATCTACGCATCGGTCGGCCCGCGCACGCGCGGCGCGATGTTCTTGATCTGCGCTGCCTCGCTCATCTTCCTCTACGGCTTCTCGTTCCCGGCAGTGGTCGACTACGTCACCTTCATGAAGGTCGAGAAGACGGCCTATCTGAAGCTGCGCTTCGACTGGGTGTTCTGCATCTACATCGTCTTCGTCGTCGCCATCATCGTCCGCTACCTCTGGCTGTCCTGGCAGGTGCTGCGCGGCTCGGCGCCCGAAGAATTCGACCCCACCAAGGCAGGATCCGGCGTATGA